One window of the Labilibaculum sp. genome contains the following:
- the ftsZ gene encoding cell division protein FtsZ, which translates to MIDELLPVDFEPKEKSIIKVIGVGGGGSNAVNHMLKEGITGVDFVICNTDSQALENSQVPIKVQLGKSLTEGRGAGNKPERGRESALESIDDINKVLSEKTKMIFVTAGMGGGTGTGAAPIIAETARKQGVLTVGIVTIPFRFEGKRRIEQAMEGIANLEKHVDALLIINNEKLRMMYGDLKLSDAFAKADDVLSIAAKSIAEIITVHGYVNVDFADVETVMRDSGVAVMGSASASGEERALRAIEEALTSPLLNSNNICGARNILLNIISGKDEVTMQEVSVITDYVHDVVGDEVSIIWGNGNSDKLEDELSVTIIATGFSESPIPELTIEPRKSVQNEVPKLELIIENPAEAEEIAAMKKREERQRREELMRKRSEEDREEYEEAEVKKTPVTKSAETVEFEDDGGEEEHKKGSLDNWFKDKFTQIFDNNDSSM; encoded by the coding sequence ATGATTGACGAATTGTTACCGGTTGATTTTGAACCTAAAGAAAAATCCATTATAAAAGTGATTGGTGTGGGTGGCGGTGGAAGTAACGCTGTCAATCACATGTTAAAAGAAGGAATCACTGGAGTCGATTTTGTAATATGTAATACTGATTCTCAGGCTTTGGAAAACAGTCAGGTGCCAATTAAGGTACAGCTTGGTAAATCACTGACTGAGGGTAGAGGGGCTGGAAACAAACCGGAAAGAGGACGGGAATCTGCACTTGAAAGTATTGATGATATCAATAAAGTTTTAAGTGAGAAAACCAAAATGATATTTGTGACTGCTGGTATGGGGGGAGGAACCGGTACAGGTGCAGCTCCTATTATTGCAGAAACAGCTAGAAAGCAAGGTGTATTAACTGTTGGAATCGTTACGATTCCGTTTCGATTTGAAGGGAAACGAAGAATTGAACAGGCGATGGAAGGAATTGCCAATCTGGAAAAGCATGTGGACGCACTTTTAATCATCAATAACGAAAAGTTGAGGATGATGTATGGTGATTTAAAATTATCGGATGCTTTCGCAAAGGCTGATGATGTTTTATCTATTGCGGCCAAAAGTATTGCCGAAATAATTACCGTTCACGGTTATGTGAATGTTGATTTTGCAGATGTGGAAACTGTGATGAGGGATAGTGGTGTTGCCGTAATGGGATCAGCTTCAGCTTCAGGTGAAGAAAGAGCCCTTCGTGCTATCGAGGAGGCACTTACATCTCCTTTATTGAATAGCAATAATATTTGCGGAGCCAGAAATATCTTATTAAATATCATCTCGGGTAAAGATGAGGTGACGATGCAGGAGGTAAGTGTGATTACCGACTACGTTCACGATGTAGTGGGCGATGAGGTTAGTATTATCTGGGGAAATGGTAATAGCGATAAGTTGGAGGATGAGTTAAGCGTTACAATCATTGCTACCGGCTTTTCTGAAAGCCCAATTCCTGAATTGACTATAGAACCTCGGAAATCAGTTCAAAATGAAGTTCCGAAATTGGAGCTGATTATTGAAAATCCTGCCGAAGCTGAGGAGATTGCTGCAATGAAGAAGCGCGAGGAGAGGCAGCGAAGAGAAGAGTTAATGAGAAAACGTTCTGAAGAAGACCGTGAGGAGTATGAGGAAGCAGAAGTGAAAAAAACGCCTGTAACTAAAAGTGCGGAGACCGTTGAATTTGAGGATGATGGAGGAGAAGAGGAACATAAAAAAGGAAGCCTCGACAATTGGTTTAAAGATAAGTTTACACAGATATTTGATAATAATGATTCTTCGATGTAG
- the ftsZ gene encoding cell division protein FtsZ: protein MTEDLIDFSLQENESSIIKVIGVGGGGGNAVNYMYKQGIKDVDFVICNTDAQALETSEIPVKIQLGESLTEGRGAGNKPERGEQSAIENLEDIIEVLADNTKMVFITAGMGGGTGTGAAPVIAKAAKEMGILTVGIVTIPFRFEGRQRLHQAIEGINKLKENVDSLLVINNEKLSEIYGDLKLSTAFSKADDVLATAAKGIAEIITLHGYINVDFEDVKTVMTDSGVAVMGSASAEGENRAVNAIREALTSPLLNSNDVRGARNILLNISSGQEEVTMDEVGQITDYVQEAVGDSASIIWGTGQDLALENKVSVTIIATGFDNGLIPEEKAAPKATSFQAGRGRNSVADKMKNILDETENEKPEENKLILTDLKDTEIDEIENIPAYKRKLKNIDNQKFQSGKVIRFTLDEE, encoded by the coding sequence ATGACTGAGGATTTAATTGATTTTAGTTTGCAGGAAAATGAATCATCGATTATAAAAGTAATCGGTGTTGGCGGAGGTGGTGGTAACGCTGTAAATTATATGTACAAGCAGGGCATAAAAGATGTGGATTTTGTGATCTGCAATACCGATGCACAGGCTCTGGAAACAAGCGAAATTCCTGTGAAAATTCAGTTGGGAGAATCGCTGACTGAAGGTCGTGGTGCAGGCAATAAGCCCGAACGGGGAGAACAATCCGCGATTGAGAATTTAGAAGATATAATTGAGGTGCTGGCTGATAATACCAAAATGGTTTTTATTACTGCAGGAATGGGGGGCGGAACAGGCACAGGTGCAGCTCCGGTTATCGCGAAAGCAGCTAAGGAAATGGGGATTTTAACAGTAGGTATTGTTACGATTCCATTTCGTTTTGAAGGGCGCCAGCGATTGCATCAGGCCATTGAAGGAATTAACAAATTAAAAGAGAATGTTGATTCGCTTTTGGTAATTAACAATGAAAAGCTAAGCGAAATTTACGGCGATTTAAAATTGTCAACAGCCTTTTCGAAGGCGGATGATGTATTGGCTACTGCAGCTAAAGGAATTGCTGAAATTATAACGCTTCATGGTTATATCAATGTAGATTTTGAAGATGTAAAAACAGTAATGACGGATAGTGGGGTCGCAGTAATGGGATCAGCTTCGGCCGAGGGTGAGAATCGTGCGGTTAATGCCATTCGTGAGGCTCTTACGTCGCCATTATTGAACAGCAATGATGTTAGAGGAGCCCGAAATATTCTCTTAAATATTAGTTCCGGTCAGGAAGAAGTTACCATGGATGAGGTGGGACAAATAACCGATTACGTTCAGGAAGCTGTTGGCGATAGTGCTTCTATTATCTGGGGAACAGGGCAGGATCTGGCTTTAGAAAATAAAGTATCCGTTACAATCATAGCAACCGGTTTCGATAATGGTTTAATTCCGGAGGAGAAGGCGGCTCCAAAAGCGACATCTTTTCAGGCTGGAAGAGGACGCAATAGTGTTGCCGATAAAATGAAAAATATTTTAGACGAAACGGAGAATGAAAAACCGGAGGAGAATAAGTTAATCTTGACCGATTTGAAGGATACTGAAATTGATGAAATTGAAAATATTCCTGCTTACAAACGAAAATTAAAGAATATAGACAACCAGAAATTTCAATCAGGTAAGGTTATTCGGTTTACTTTAGACGAAGAGTAG